AGATCCAGATACACCAGAAGAATATTCAGCAAGAACTGCTATCCGAATTGATGGTGAATACCAATTAGGCGATCATTCAATTCGTTTTGGTTTTGATGAAGAGCGTTTAACCAACGTTGACCGTGGTTGGGTATATGTGGGTGATGACCGTAAATATTATCGTTATTTTGAAGTGGGTTCGTTAAATCATGCATTTACTAAAGTCAATGGTGTTGAACTCGAACCAGGCACTAAGTATGTACGTATTTGGGATGGCGCTAAGCTTTCAGCAGAATATAAATCAGTCAATTCAGCTATATATATCGAAGATAGTTGGCAAGTGAGTGACGATTTATTGTTATACGCAGGTTTGCGCTGGGAAAGTTTTAAAAATGAAAACTCAGAAGGCGCCGCTTTTGTGGATGCAAAAAATGAGTTAGCGCCTCGTTTTGGTTTTTCGTGGGATGTTGATGGCAATTCAGAGAAAAAACTGTTTGCTAGTTTAGGGCGTTATTTTATCCCAGTCCCTGGTAATACTAATGAGCGATTATCAGGGGTAGAATATCGTGATGTATCTTACCATTATTATGATGGTTATGATGAACGTACTTGGGTGCCTAATATTACCGGTGATATAGGCGACGCTAATATTGAAAATAAACAAGCACCAAACCCGGCTTCAATTGTGTCGCAAGATCTTCGTCCTATGTTTCAAGATGAATTTATTTTGGGCTATCAACAAGAGATTTTCGAAAATTGGACCGTCGGTATAAAGGGCATTTATCGTAAAATTAAAAATGGTATGGATGATTTCTGTAGCCCAGGTGATATTTATAAATGGGCACTCGATCAAGGTTACAATCAGATGGATTGGCATGACATCCCAAGTTGTATCGTACTCAATCCGGGTGAGGATTTGAATTTCCAAGTTGATACCAATGACGATGGTACTGTTGAAGATGTAACCGTGCCAAATAGTTATTTAGGATTACCTGAATACCAACGTGATTATAAAGCGATAGAGTTGTCATTTAACCGCGGTTTTGTCGATGGTTGGAATCTGGGTGGCTCATATGTTTGGTCTAAGTCACAAGGTAATGTTGAAGGCTATGTTAACTCTGGTTTAGGCCAAGATGATCCAGGCATTACACAAGATTTCGATCATCGTTTATTCCAAGAAAATACTTATGGCTATACACCAAACGATCGTCGTCATGCGTTTAAAGCCTATGGTTCTTATGAGTTAACGCAAGAAATCATTGTTTCGTTAAGCTTTAATGCAACATCAGGGCAAGCAAAAAATTGTTTAGGTTTCGTGCCATATGAGCAATTTGAAAACTTCCCATCAAATTCACCAGAAGATATCACTTATGATCGTTTGGCGCGTTATTCAGCGTCTTCGTTTTATTGTCGTAATGAGGCTGGTGAACGTGAGTTAACTACAAAAGGACAGTATGGTCGTACACCATGGACATTTAATACTGACTTATCGTTCAAATACACACCGACATGGGCAGATGATAAATTGTCGTTACGCGCTCGTTTATTAAATGTATTTAATGCACAGAAAACGGTAAGTGTTGAGCCTCAAGGTGACTTTGGCCGTGATTCAACAGCGAAAAATCCAGATTTCTTAGTGCCGTTGAATTTCCAAACTCCAAGAAGATTGTATTTATCACTTTCGTATAAATTTTAATTTCTAAAATTTGTAATAGCATAAAGCCACTCAAGGTATTTAATTTGAGTGGCTTTTTTATTGTGAGTGTTTTTCAATAGCAGGAGTTATTTAGCTTCCATGTAGAAGAAGGACACATATGAACAAGCTGCTCAATAGTATAAAAATCCATAAAAGTGATGTTGAGCCTTTGCCTTATGCGGTTTATTCGTCAGTATTTGAACAACGTTTATTAAATGTGCCTATTGTAAAACCTATGTTGATTGCCGTATTAAGTGGCGATAAACAGTTAGATGGTGAACAGCAGTTAACCTGTAGTGCAGGTCAGTTTGTTTTCTTATCGAATAGTCCGACAACGAGTATGCGTAATATTCCAATAGGCTCACAGTACTGTGCGCTGTTAATCGAATTCGAAATAAGTGATTTTGAAGGGATAAAACTAAACCAAACACAAAGTTATGGGCTTTGTTTTGGCGAGATTTGCTCGCGTTTATCGGCGTGTTTAGCGCAATTTGTCGAATGGGCGCATATTGCCCCGCCAGCAATGTGGGCAATGAGGCGCAAAGAAATTGTGCATTTACTATTTCAATTAGGCCATAGCAACATTGCAGGGTTAGTTCACAGTCATAGTCTTAGCAATCAAATTCATCTCGTTATTGCTAATGACCAAGAGCTTGATGTAACAATCGAATCATTATGCCAACGATTTGCCATGAGCGAATCAACTTTAAGACGTAAATTAAAAGCCGAAGGTATCACATTGCAGGACATAAAAGACCAAGTGCGTCTTGGTCAAGGGTTACATTTATTACAAAGTACCCGTAAATCAATAGGCATGATTGCAAACGTGTGTGGTTATCAATCACAATCGCGTTTTAGCGAGCGATTTAAATATCGATTTGGCTTAACCCCTTCTCAATTGCGTAAAACCCAAATGGCGGTTTCGGGCGAAAACTTGACGGTTTAAAGACTAGTTATTCTTTAGCGACAGGCTAGACTATTGATACTTACTTTATTGATAGTTAGAAGGAATTTTTTATGCGTACATCATTTATTTCCACTGTACTTGTATCGTTAAGTTTATCGCTGCCTGCGATGGCTGATGTGTTTACTCTGAGCAGCCAAGACATTGCAACGGGCAAGTTGATGGCTAAAACTCATGAGTTTAATGGTTTTGGTTGTAGTGGTGATGATTTATCCCCCCATTTGACGTGGTCAAATGTGCCAGAGGGCACCAAAAGTTTTGCTATCACTG
This genomic stretch from Pseudoalteromonas tunicata harbors:
- a CDS encoding TonB-dependent receptor domain-containing protein gives rise to the protein MKNNTWKFKRSMTALAVASCLLSLPNAYANNAFGSAYGKAQAGVVVTIKNDNTGLSRKVSVGEDGRFDIKNLPVGQYTVIDSLGNTDSVIINVGTGSIINLEGTERITVVGARVSSIDTTSVESTSVFSASDFELLPVGRDLTSVALLAPGTVQGDSGFGNLASFGGSSVAENGYYLNGFDITDSRKLLSFANIPFDAIASQQVKTGGYGAEYGRSLGGVVNQVTKSGTNEWQFSASVHTNLDALRAEPKDVKTLNQDTLSDPYGAHYLKYRKANTQDATSYVLTAGGPLIEDKLFVFAALEGFYNQYDDYFQNESRNIKRTSPQGLVKVDWYLSDEHIFEFTGVYNKKTEKRTIYDNPKSAVDPEYRVPYTGEHGEHRSTFDRESGGHIAIAKYTGILTDNLSLSVMLGDLKSVNDKDSPEVPDGVDTSCNRIWDSSENARGLVHRGCWNEGTVDILDPDTPEEYSARTAIRIDGEYQLGDHSIRFGFDEERLTNVDRGWVYVGDDRKYYRYFEVGSLNHAFTKVNGVELEPGTKYVRIWDGAKLSAEYKSVNSAIYIEDSWQVSDDLLLYAGLRWESFKNENSEGAAFVDAKNELAPRFGFSWDVDGNSEKKLFASLGRYFIPVPGNTNERLSGVEYRDVSYHYYDGYDERTWVPNITGDIGDANIENKQAPNPASIVSQDLRPMFQDEFILGYQQEIFENWTVGIKGIYRKIKNGMDDFCSPGDIYKWALDQGYNQMDWHDIPSCIVLNPGEDLNFQVDTNDDGTVEDVTVPNSYLGLPEYQRDYKAIELSFNRGFVDGWNLGGSYVWSKSQGNVEGYVNSGLGQDDPGITQDFDHRLFQENTYGYTPNDRRHAFKAYGSYELTQEIIVSLSFNATSGQAKNCLGFVPYEQFENFPSNSPEDITYDRLARYSASSFYCRNEAGERELTTKGQYGRTPWTFNTDLSFKYTPTWADDKLSLRARLLNVFNAQKTVSVEPQGDFGRDSTAKNPDFLVPLNFQTPRRLYLSLSYKF
- a CDS encoding helix-turn-helix transcriptional regulator, which gives rise to MNKLLNSIKIHKSDVEPLPYAVYSSVFEQRLLNVPIVKPMLIAVLSGDKQLDGEQQLTCSAGQFVFLSNSPTTSMRNIPIGSQYCALLIEFEISDFEGIKLNQTQSYGLCFGEICSRLSACLAQFVEWAHIAPPAMWAMRRKEIVHLLFQLGHSNIAGLVHSHSLSNQIHLVIANDQELDVTIESLCQRFAMSESTLRRKLKAEGITLQDIKDQVRLGQGLHLLQSTRKSIGMIANVCGYQSQSRFSERFKYRFGLTPSQLRKTQMAVSGENLTV